A stretch of Cicer arietinum cultivar CDC Frontier isolate Library 1 chromosome 5, Cicar.CDCFrontier_v2.0, whole genome shotgun sequence DNA encodes these proteins:
- the LOC105851336 gene encoding ABC transporter A family member 7-like produces MEYILTWEYVHNMTCCGKALTGREHLLFYGRLKNLKGLVLTQTVEESLKSLNLFHGGVADKQAGKYSGGMKKRLSVAISLIGDPKVVYMDEPSTGLDPASRKCLWNVIKLAK; encoded by the exons ATGGAGTATATACTAACATGGGAGTATGTCCACAACATGA CTTGTTGTGGGAAAGCTTTGACTGGTAGAGAGCACCTACTTTTTTATGGAAGACTTAAAAATCTTAAAGGTTTAGTCTTGACTCAA ACAGTAGAAGAATCTTTGAAGAGTTTAAACCTTTTCCATGGAGGGGTTGCTGATAAACAAGCTGGAAAATACAGTGGTGGGATGAAGAAGAGGCTTAGTGTTGCAATTTCATTAATTGGGGACCCCAAA GTTGTTTATATGGATGAGCCAAGTACTGGATTAGACCCTGCTTCAAGAAAATGTTTATGGAATGTTATCAAGCTTGCAAAATAG